Proteins co-encoded in one Tiliqua scincoides isolate rTilSci1 chromosome 12, rTilSci1.hap2, whole genome shotgun sequence genomic window:
- the SLC9A6 gene encoding sodium/hydrogen exchanger 6 gives MAMAALGQLRLLGLLLVAVAGLCAREGAQAESLSPGALEEEIVSEKAAEASHRQDSANLLIFILLLTLTILTIWLFKHRRARFLHETGLAMIYGVLVGVVLRYGIHVPSDVNNVTLSCSVQTSPATLLVNLSGKYYEYTLKGEISSHELNNVQDNEMLRKVTFDPEVFFNILLPPIIFYAGYSLKRRHFFRNLGSILAYAFLGTVISCFVIGSIMYGCVALMKVMGQLGGDFYFTDCLLFGAIASATDPVTVLAIFHELQVDVELYALLFGESVLNDAVAIVLSSSIVAYQPAGDNSHTFDVTAMFKSIGTFLGIFSGSFAMGAATGVVTALVTKFTKLREFQLLETGLFFLMSWSTFLLAEACGFTGVVAVLFCGITQAHYTYNNLSTESQHRTKQLFELLNFLAENFIFSYMGLTLFTFQNHVFNPTFVVGAFLAVFLGRAANIYPLSFLLNLGRRNKIGTNFQHMMMFAGLRGAMAFALAIRDTATYARQMMFSTTLLIVFFTVWVFGGGTTAMLSCLHIRVGVDADQENLGVPENERRSTKAESAWLFRLWYNFDHNYLKPLLTHSGPPLTTTLPSCCGPIARCLTSPQAYENQEQLKDDDSDLILNDGDISLTYGDSTVNTDSLTSGTSRRVAGNGSEDALDQELGFGDHELVIRGTRLVLPMDDSEPPSNVVDNARHGPA, from the exons ATGGCCATGGCCGCCCTGGGCCAGCTGCGCCTCCTCGGGCTGCTCCTGGTGGCGGTGGCGGGGCTGTGCGCCCGGGAAGGCGCGCAGGCGGAGTCCCTCTCCCCAGGAGCCCTGGAGGAAGAGATCGTCTCCGAGAAGGCGGCCGAGGCGAGCCACCGGCAGGACAGCGCCAACCTACTCATCTTCATCCTCCTGCTCACCCTCACCATCCTCACCATCTGGCTCTTCAAGCACCGCCGGGCGCGCTTCCTGCACGAGACTGGCCTGGCCATGATCTACG GTGTCCTGGTGGGTGTTGTCCTTCGTTACGGCATCCATGTCCCTAGTGATGTCAACAACGTGACTTTAAGTTGCTCGGTGCAGACGAGTCCTGCCACTTTGTTGGTCAACCTCAGTGGGAAGTACTATGAATACACCCTGAAGGGCGAAATTAGCTCTCACGAACTTAACAATGTTCAAGATAATGAGATGCTCAGAAAG GTAACATTTGATCCAGAAGTGTTTTTCAACATCTTACTCCCTCCAATTATATTCTATGCTGGATATAGCTTGAAAAGG CGGCATTTCTTCCGAAATCTGGGGTCCATTCTGGCCTATGCGTTCCTTGGAACTGTGATCTCTTGTTTTGTGATAGG ATCCATCATGTATGGCTGTGTGGCACTGATGAAAGTGATGGGTCAGCTTGGAGGAGATTTCTACTTTACTGACTGTCTATTGTTTGGTGCCATTGCCTCAGCTACCGATCCAG TAACTGTGCTTGCCATATTCCATGAACTGCAAGTTGATGTTGAACTCTATGCCCTTCTCTTTGGCGAAAGTGTCCTCAACGATGCAGTTGCAATTGTGCTGTCTTC TTCTATTGTAGCCTATCAGCCAGCAGGAGACAACAGCCACACTTTTGATGTCACAGCAATGTTCAAATCCATAGGGACTTTCCTGGGGATATTCAGTGGATCGTTTGCCATGGGAGCTGCTACTGGAGTTGTGACTGCTTTG GTTACCAAATTCACTAAACTCCGTGAATTCCAGTTGCTCGAAACTGGCTTATTTTTCCTCATGTCTTGGAGCACATTTCTGTTGGCTGAAGCTTGCGGCTTTACAG GTGTTGTAGCAGTATTGTTCTGTGGGATCACTCAGGCTCATTATACTTACAACAACCTGTCTACAGAATCCCAGCACAGAACTAAACAG CTGTTTGAGCTTCTCAATTTCTTGGCTGAAAACTTCATCTTTTCCTACATGGGTCTTACACTGTTTACCTTCCAGAATCACGTGTTTAACCCAACATTTGTAGTGGGAGCTTTT CTGGCGGTAttcctggggagagctgcaaacatttatcctctctctttcctgcttAACCTGGGGAGAAGAAACAAAATTGGAACAAATTTTCAGCATATGATGATGTTTGCTG GCTTGCGGGGAGCCATGGCTTTTGCACTGGCCATTCGGGACACAGCCACCTATGCTCGGCAGATGATGTTCAGCACAACACTTCTGATCGTCTTTTTCACTGTTTGGGTATTTGGTGGTGGCACCACTGCCATGCTTTCGTGCCTGCACATTAG GGTTGGTGTTGATGCAGATCAAGAGAATTTG GGTGTGCCAGAAAATGAACGGAGAAGCACCAAAGCAGAGAGTGCCTGGCTGTTCCGGCTGTGGTACAACTTTGATCATAA CTACCTGAAGCCCCTCTTGACACATAGTGGCCCTCCTCTCACAACAACGCTCCCCAGCTGCTGTGGACCCATCGCAAGGTGTCTGACAAGCCCACAGGCTTATGAG AATCAAGAGCAACTGAAAGATGACGACTCAGACCTTATTTTGAACGACGGAGACATCAGTTTGACATATGGGGATTCCACAGTGAACACGGATTCTCTGACGTCTGGTACATCTAGAAGGGTGGCAGGAAACGGCTCCGAGGATGCTCTGGACCAGGAGCTTGGCTTCGGGGACCACGAACTTGTCATAAGGGGTACACGCCTAGTTCTCCCCATGGATGACTCTGAACCCCCCTCAAATGTTGTCGATAATGCAAGACATGGCCCGGCATAA